In one window of Chryseobacterium sp. JV274 DNA:
- a CDS encoding AraC family transcriptional regulator, whose protein sequence is MKRIVNFNSFNVFSIEKEIWDVEYHNHNFYELIIIESGKGLHHLNNITFPYKKGDVFLLRPSDGHEFSITNKTRFIYIKFTEQYIWENLLSNKKNELKKVVQLMMEDHSFVYESVIKCKTDREHLLQLARILLYEFSHKNTYNKEISSDLFSAIITILIRNTMSNITAKNWITQNLSRIERILYYININALDGDKMKIENLAREFMLSPNYISIYIKKQTGFSIQQHVMQHKMKTAEKLLLQSHYNISEISDKLGFNDASHFNKIFKGYKEVSPSEFKKRSMVK, encoded by the coding sequence ATGAAACGAATCGTTAATTTCAATTCTTTTAATGTTTTCAGCATTGAAAAAGAAATCTGGGATGTTGAATATCACAATCATAACTTTTATGAACTGATTATCATAGAAAGTGGAAAAGGGCTTCATCATCTCAACAATATTACTTTTCCTTACAAAAAGGGAGATGTTTTTCTCCTGCGGCCCAGCGATGGCCATGAGTTTTCTATTACCAATAAAACACGATTTATTTATATAAAATTTACAGAACAGTACATATGGGAAAATTTGCTCTCCAATAAAAAGAATGAGCTGAAAAAAGTTGTTCAGCTCATGATGGAAGATCATTCTTTTGTATACGAATCAGTGATCAAATGTAAAACGGATAGGGAACATCTGCTGCAGCTGGCCCGAATTCTTCTGTACGAGTTCAGCCATAAAAACACTTATAATAAAGAGATAAGTTCAGATCTTTTCTCTGCTATTATTACTATTCTGATCCGGAACACGATGAGCAATATCACAGCTAAAAACTGGATTACTCAAAACCTGAGCAGAATTGAAAGGATATTATATTATATCAATATTAATGCTTTAGATGGGGATAAAATGAAAATTGAAAATCTGGCCAGAGAGTTTATGCTTTCTCCTAATTATATCAGTATTTACATCAAAAAACAGACAGGATTTTCAATACAGCAACATGTGATGCAGCATAAAATGAAAACTGCAGAAAAACTTTTGCTTCAGAGTCATTACAACATCAGTGAGATTTCAGATAAACTGGGCTTCAATGATGCCAGCCACTTCAATAAAATATTCAAAGGGTATAAGGAAGTGTCTCCTTCTGAGTTTAAAAAGAGATCAATGGTGAAATAA
- a CDS encoding NUDIX hydrolase has translation MKASAGILLFKKEKDRLYYFLVHPGGPFWKNKDLGAWSIPKGELLPDENPLDRALTEFKEETGKTVEGNFVELSPIKQKGGKIVYAWALEGHMDTSDLYSNTFSMEWPPKSGKIIEIPEVDQWEWFTSEEAQQRINIAQKDFITELENIVKKITP, from the coding sequence ATGAAAGCGAGTGCCGGGATTTTACTCTTTAAAAAAGAAAAAGACAGACTGTATTACTTTCTGGTTCATCCTGGCGGACCTTTCTGGAAAAATAAAGACCTGGGAGCATGGTCTATTCCAAAAGGAGAGCTTCTTCCAGATGAAAATCCATTGGATCGTGCATTAACGGAATTTAAAGAAGAAACAGGGAAAACAGTGGAAGGGAACTTTGTTGAATTGTCACCCATTAAGCAAAAAGGAGGGAAAATAGTTTATGCCTGGGCATTGGAGGGTCATATGGATACTTCAGATCTTTACAGCAATACCTTCTCTATGGAATGGCCACCCAAATCCGGTAAAATAATAGAAATTCCCGAAGTAGATCAATGGGAATGGTTTACTTCAGAAGAAGCACAGCAACGCATTAATATTGCACAGAAAGATTTTATTACAGAACTCGAAAATATAGTAAAAAAAATAACACCTTAA
- a CDS encoding helix-turn-helix domain-containing protein produces MKAPEKVTSITALHNYLKLKRPSNPLISVFDFNEVNIDPETILSAVTTDFYVISIKKDCAGRCKYGQHYYDFEDGIMYFIAPHQVLQFEDILLSEVRGNVLVIHPDFLQGYPLASVIKDYGYFSYMANEALYLSDKEEKSVTDIMDNISREIEANMDGFTQDLLVSNIDLLLKYCDRFYNRQFLTRKKVNHDLLTQLENLLDDYFKNEKLLINGVPTVQFVAGQMNISPNYLSDMLRVHTGQTTQQHIQNRLIEKAKELLSITTMSVSEIAYSLGFEHPQSFHRLFKNQTTVSPLEFRKSFN; encoded by the coding sequence ATGAAAGCTCCTGAAAAAGTAACCTCTATCACAGCATTACACAACTATCTGAAGCTGAAAAGGCCTTCCAACCCTCTGATCAGTGTGTTTGATTTTAATGAAGTGAATATTGATCCGGAAACTATTCTGAGTGCCGTGACTACAGATTTTTATGTGATTTCCATTAAAAAGGATTGCGCGGGAAGATGTAAATATGGACAGCATTATTATGACTTTGAGGATGGAATCATGTATTTTATTGCTCCCCATCAGGTATTGCAGTTTGAAGATATTCTGCTTTCTGAAGTTAGAGGAAATGTACTGGTTATACATCCTGATTTTCTGCAGGGATATCCATTAGCCTCTGTAATAAAAGATTATGGCTACTTCTCTTATATGGCCAATGAAGCACTGTATCTTTCCGATAAAGAAGAAAAATCTGTAACAGACATCATGGATAATATCAGCAGAGAAATAGAAGCCAATATGGATGGTTTTACCCAGGATTTATTGGTATCTAATATTGATCTGCTGTTAAAGTACTGTGACAGATTCTACAACCGCCAGTTTTTAACCCGGAAAAAAGTAAATCATGATCTTTTGACTCAGCTTGAAAATTTACTGGATGATTATTTCAAAAATGAAAAACTGCTTATCAATGGGGTTCCTACCGTACAATTTGTGGCAGGACAGATGAATATAAGCCCCAATTATCTAAGTGACATGCTGAGGGTTCATACAGGACAGACAACACAGCAGCATATTCAGAACAGATTGATTGAAAAGGCAAAAGAGCTGTTGTCTATCACTACCATGTCCGTATCTGAGATTGCTTATAGCCTGGGATTTGAGCATCCACAGTCTTTTCATCGTTTGTTTAAAAATCAGACCACTGTTTCCCCTTTAGAATTCAGAAAATCTTTTAATTAA
- a CDS encoding NAD-dependent epimerase/dehydratase family protein translates to MQTILGANGQIGEELARELKRNYTSDIRIVSRNAKKVNDTDTVFSADLSDRGKAIEAVKGTEIAYFTLGLPMDTDLWEKQFLTILKNVIEACKINGTKLVFFDNTYMYPQNNEVLTEHTQFAPVGRKGRVRKQMADMLLKEMEAGTIEAVICRAPEFYGPGKTQSITNSLIFNAIKEDKKLKVPLRDDKLRSLIWTPDASRATALIGNTPDAYGQTWHLPVDDNKLSYNKFIALTSQIYGKEFGYSVIPNLAFKIGSLFNKNVKELLELLPRYKYDNLFDDSKFRKRFPEFQITPYRQGIEQIKKEQLTLIK, encoded by the coding sequence ATGCAAACGATATTAGGAGCCAATGGGCAGATTGGTGAGGAACTGGCAAGAGAATTAAAAAGAAATTATACTTCAGACATTCGTATTGTCAGCAGAAATGCTAAAAAAGTAAACGATACTGATACTGTTTTCTCTGCAGATTTATCAGACAGGGGAAAAGCAATAGAAGCCGTGAAAGGAACCGAAATTGCCTATTTCACACTTGGACTTCCTATGGATACAGATTTGTGGGAAAAACAATTTTTGACAATATTGAAAAATGTAATTGAAGCCTGTAAAATCAACGGGACGAAGCTTGTATTTTTTGATAATACTTATATGTACCCTCAAAATAATGAAGTTTTGACGGAACATACCCAATTTGCTCCTGTAGGCAGAAAAGGAAGAGTAAGAAAACAGATGGCAGACATGCTTTTAAAAGAAATGGAAGCCGGAACAATAGAAGCTGTGATCTGCAGAGCTCCTGAATTTTATGGCCCTGGGAAAACTCAAAGTATTACCAATAGTCTTATTTTTAATGCCATTAAAGAAGATAAAAAACTGAAAGTTCCGTTAAGAGATGATAAACTTCGAAGTCTGATCTGGACACCTGATGCAAGCCGCGCTACAGCTTTAATTGGAAATACTCCTGATGCTTATGGGCAAACCTGGCATTTGCCGGTAGACGATAATAAGTTAAGCTATAATAAGTTCATTGCATTGACGTCTCAGATCTATGGAAAAGAATTCGGGTATTCTGTAATTCCTAACCTGGCTTTTAAAATAGGATCTTTATTCAATAAAAATGTAAAAGAGTTACTGGAACTGCTTCCAAGATATAAATATGACAACCTTTTTGATGATTCAAAATTCAGGAAAAGGTTCCCGGAATTTCAGATAACTCCCTACAGGCAGGGAATTGAACAGATAAAAAAAGAACAGCTAACTTTAATAAAATAA
- a CDS encoding polysaccharide deacetylase family protein, which yields MKYIKQSILLAASTIVLMSFSDHDKDKRVKKDLSETKTLTKKHWPNGAQLVISVSMQFETGGQPEGAESPFSGTPLPKGQPDLPAESWYRYGGNEGIYRMLDLWKKYDIKVTSHVVGTAAEKYPEVAKAIANGGHEIAAHGFTWDNQWNKNYADELNFVKQGVDVVEKITGQKAVGYNANWLRRGPNTLKVLQELGFLYHIDDVSHDEPFITKVKGKNFAVIPYTLRNNDIVNIEGKHWSPDQFLNQLKFEFDRLYEEGASKRRMMSISFHDRIGGTPAMVHAMEEFIKYTKEKQGVVFMRKDDIAKMVMNDPETPVDNSEEKFNK from the coding sequence ATGAAATATATAAAACAATCAATACTGTTGGCTGCTTCAACAATCGTTCTGATGTCTTTTTCTGATCACGACAAGGATAAAAGAGTAAAAAAAGATCTATCTGAAACAAAGACTTTAACAAAAAAACACTGGCCTAATGGGGCTCAGCTGGTAATTTCAGTTTCTATGCAATTTGAAACAGGCGGACAGCCTGAGGGTGCTGAAAGTCCTTTCAGTGGCACTCCACTTCCTAAAGGCCAACCGGATCTTCCGGCAGAAAGCTGGTATCGTTATGGAGGAAATGAAGGAATTTACAGAATGCTGGATCTATGGAAAAAATATGACATTAAAGTAACCTCTCATGTAGTGGGAACAGCAGCAGAAAAGTATCCGGAAGTGGCAAAAGCTATCGCCAACGGAGGCCATGAAATTGCAGCTCATGGTTTTACCTGGGATAATCAGTGGAATAAGAATTATGCTGATGAGTTGAATTTTGTGAAACAGGGCGTAGATGTTGTTGAAAAAATTACAGGCCAGAAAGCTGTAGGTTATAACGCTAATTGGCTTCGAAGAGGTCCGAATACGCTTAAAGTTTTACAGGAACTCGGCTTTTTGTATCACATAGATGATGTAAGCCATGATGAACCCTTTATTACCAAAGTAAAAGGGAAAAATTTTGCTGTAATCCCTTACACATTGCGTAATAATGATATCGTGAATATTGAAGGCAAGCACTGGAGTCCTGATCAGTTTTTAAACCAATTAAAATTTGAATTTGACCGTCTTTATGAAGAAGGCGCATCAAAGAGAAGAATGATGAGCATCAGTTTTCACGACAGAATTGGTGGTACTCCCGCAATGGTACATGCAATGGAAGAGTTTATAAAATATACCAAAGAAAAACAAGGGGTCGTCTTTATGAGAAAAGATGATATAGCCAAAATGGTAATGAATGATCCTGAAACTCCTGTTGATAATAGCGAAGAAAAGTTTAATAAGTAA
- a CDS encoding DoxX family protein: MNNTKTAYFFLRVSMGINLLGHGLVRLIKLQDFASGMVKGFETSWLPEPLVHLFGITLPFLEFIIGLLLMIGFKTRISTIAGASLIILLLFGSSTVENWEAMGIQMIYAGLFYILISRIDDNYLALDRKN; the protein is encoded by the coding sequence ATGAATAATACAAAAACAGCCTATTTTTTCCTTCGTGTTTCGATGGGAATAAATCTTTTAGGACACGGATTGGTCCGATTGATAAAACTACAGGATTTTGCATCAGGAATGGTGAAGGGTTTTGAAACAAGCTGGCTTCCAGAGCCGTTGGTACATCTCTTTGGGATCACACTCCCCTTTTTAGAATTTATTATCGGATTACTGCTGATGATTGGTTTCAAAACCCGTATCTCTACTATTGCTGGAGCTTCCCTGATCATCTTGCTTCTTTTTGGAAGCAGTACGGTGGAAAACTGGGAAGCCATGGGTATTCAGATGATCTATGCAGGTTTGTTCTACATTCTGATCAGCAGAATTGATGACAATTATCTGGCTCTGGATAGAAAAAATTAA
- a CDS encoding type 1 glutamine amidotransferase domain-containing protein → MIKNILLIVTNVDQYANSQLKTGLWLSELTHIYHAAKEKGWQITIASPNGGNTPIDPESLKPLMLDGISKSYYENPVFMDILAHTKSLNEVENNCFDCVYLTGGHATMYDFPDNSTLQAVLRKQYESHKMVAAICHGVGGLLNVRLSDGEYMIKGKSITGFDWFEETLARRKNAVPFNLEAALKERGVHYRKAFIPMTSNVVIDDNLITGQNPFSSKEMAKTVVRELEK, encoded by the coding sequence ATGATAAAAAATATTTTGTTAATCGTAACCAATGTAGACCAATACGCCAACAGTCAGCTTAAGACAGGATTGTGGCTGAGTGAACTTACCCATATTTATCATGCTGCAAAGGAAAAAGGATGGCAGATTACCATTGCTTCTCCGAATGGAGGGAATACTCCTATTGATCCGGAAAGTCTGAAACCGCTTATGCTTGACGGAATTTCAAAAAGCTATTATGAAAATCCTGTATTTATGGATATACTGGCTCATACAAAAAGTCTGAATGAAGTAGAAAACAACTGTTTCGATTGTGTTTATCTGACAGGCGGACATGCTACCATGTATGATTTTCCGGATAACTCCACATTACAGGCTGTTCTCAGGAAGCAGTATGAAAGCCATAAAATGGTTGCCGCAATTTGTCATGGAGTCGGAGGATTGCTGAATGTAAGATTATCTGATGGAGAATATATGATTAAAGGAAAATCTATAACCGGATTCGACTGGTTTGAAGAAACATTAGCCAGAAGAAAAAATGCAGTTCCTTTTAATCTTGAAGCAGCACTCAAAGAACGGGGTGTACATTACAGAAAAGCCTTTATCCCTATGACTTCCAATGTGGTGATTGACGACAATCTGATCACAGGACAAAATCCTTTCAGCTCCAAAGAAATGGCTAAAACAGTTGTTCGGGAACTTGAAAAATAA